A genomic region of Xanthomonas fragariae contains the following coding sequences:
- a CDS encoding SDR family NAD(P)-dependent oxidoreductase, with the protein MNTNVPPPTADDLPLTDRLRTALDLLEAINADHSLLDALPEADRVRLHQVVAKVYHPEPKARRQLLKQRERERHQEKVRKAEALLEQTGIRTLRRKPVFSTPNFFPPHAAGLHDARNGEDPAAAPEPTHSPELRHCYVCKQKFTQLHHFYDQLCPACAQLNYFKRTETADLRGRTALLTGGRVKIGYQAGLKLLRAGAELIVTTRFPRDSAARYAQEPDFADWGHRLQVFGLDLRHTPSVEAFCKQLLATRERLDFIINNACQTVRRPPQFYAHMMAGESAALHELPETVRNLVGHYEGLRTPELLRDASATALLAAHGRGFGGADGLTRAAELSQVALLDDELVGQQHLFPEGRLDQDLQQVDLRGRNSWRLLLDEVPSVELLETQLVNAIAPFIINARLKPLMLRTPERDKHIVNVSAMEGQFYRNFKTTRHPHTNMAKAALNMMTRTSAADYQNDGIHMNSVDTGWVTDEDPADIAALKVQQERFHPPLDIVDGAARIVDPIIHGANTGKHVWGQFLKDYAPTDW; encoded by the coding sequence TTGAACACCAATGTCCCGCCCCCGACCGCCGACGACCTGCCCCTGACTGACCGCCTGCGCACCGCGCTGGACCTGCTGGAGGCGATCAACGCCGACCACAGCCTGCTCGACGCGCTGCCCGAGGCCGACCGCGTGCGCCTGCACCAGGTGGTCGCCAAGGTTTATCACCCCGAGCCGAAGGCGCGGCGGCAGCTGCTTAAGCAGCGCGAGCGCGAGCGGCATCAGGAAAAAGTACGTAAGGCCGAAGCGTTGCTTGAACAGACCGGCATTCGCACACTGCGACGCAAACCGGTATTCAGCACGCCGAACTTCTTCCCGCCGCATGCCGCTGGCCTGCACGACGCGCGTAACGGCGAGGACCCTGCTGCCGCACCTGAGCCGACGCATTCACCGGAGCTGCGCCACTGCTATGTGTGCAAGCAGAAGTTCACCCAACTGCATCACTTCTACGACCAACTGTGCCCTGCCTGCGCGCAGCTGAACTACTTCAAGCGCACTGAAACCGCAGACCTGCGTGGACGTACGGCGCTGCTGACCGGAGGCCGGGTCAAGATCGGTTATCAGGCCGGTCTGAAGTTGCTGCGTGCCGGCGCCGAATTGATCGTCACCACCCGTTTCCCACGTGATTCGGCTGCGCGTTACGCGCAGGAGCCGGATTTCGCCGATTGGGGCCATCGTCTGCAGGTGTTCGGCCTGGACCTTCGCCACACGCCGAGCGTGGAAGCGTTCTGCAAGCAGCTGCTGGCCACGCGCGAGCGCCTGGACTTCATCATCAATAACGCTTGCCAGACCGTGCGCCGCCCGCCGCAGTTCTACGCGCACATGATGGCCGGCGAGAGCGCCGCGCTGCATGAATTGCCGGAGACGGTGCGCAACTTGGTGGGCCACTATGAAGGCCTGCGCACTCCCGAACTGCTGCGTGATGCCTCGGCGACTGCGTTGCTGGCCGCACATGGTCGCGGCTTCGGCGGCGCCGACGGCCTGACCCGCGCTGCCGAGCTATCGCAGGTGGCACTGCTCGACGACGAACTGGTGGGTCAGCAGCATCTGTTCCCGGAAGGTCGGCTGGATCAGGACCTGCAACAAGTCGATCTGCGCGGCCGCAATTCATGGCGCCTGCTGCTGGATGAAGTGCCTTCGGTGGAACTGCTGGAGACCCAACTGGTCAACGCCATCGCGCCGTTCATCATTAACGCGCGCCTCAAGCCGCTGATGCTGCGCACGCCCGAGCGCGACAAACACATCGTCAACGTCTCGGCGATGGAAGGGCAGTTTTACCGCAACTTCAAGACAACCCGCCACCCGCACACCAACATGGCCAAGGCCGCGTTGAACATGATGACGCGCACCTCGGCAGCAGATTATCAAAACGACGGCATCCACATGAACAGCGTCGACACCGGCTGGGTCACCGACGAAGACCCGGCGGACATTGCGGCGCTCAAGGTCCAGCAGGAACGCTTCCACCCACCGCTGGACATCGTCGACGGCGCCGCTCGCATCGTCGATCCGATCATCCACGGCGCCAACACCGGCAAGCATGTGTGGGGTCAGTTTTTAAAAGACTATGCACCGACGGATTGGTGA
- a CDS encoding IS5 family transposase (programmed frameshift): MALWKRIEPLIPQVKRSPKGGRPRISDQQALNGIVYVLRTGVPWEDLPMELGYGSGMTCWRRLRDWQAAGVWHRLHQVLLAERRRAQTLDLSRAGLDAASVASPPGGPYTGPNPTDRGKLGSKRHLIVDRNGIPLAVCVTGANRHDSVVFEELIDALPPIGGKPGRLRRWPDKLHADKAYDIDRCRAFLKQRGIIARIARKGIARNDRLGRHRWVVERTHAWFAGMGKLRIRFERRIDLHLALLSLACSIVCLRLLPGFC; this comes from the exons ATTGCGCTGTGGAAGCGCATCGAGCCGCTGATTCCGCAAGTGAAGCGTTCGCCCAAAGGTGGACGGCCGCGTATCAGTGATCAGCAAGCCCTCAACGGCATCGTCTATGTCCTGCGCACGGGCGTGCCGTGGGAAGACCTGCCTATGGAGCTGGGCTACGGCAGCGGCATGACCTGCTGGCGCCGGTTGCGTGATTGGCAGGCCGCCGGTGTGTGGCATCGTCTGCATCAGGTGTTGCTGGCCGAGCGACGTCGCGCTCAGACGCTGGACCTGAGCCGAGCTGGTCTGGACGCCGCTAGCGTAGCCTCCCCCC CGGGGGGCCCATATACCGGGCCGAACCCGACCGATCGCGGCAAACTCGGCAGCAAACGGCATCTGATCGTCGATCGCAACGGCATCCCCTTGGCGGTGTGCGTCACCGGCGCCAATCGGCACGACTCGGTCGTGTTCGAGGAGTTGATCGACGCCTTGCCGCCAATTGGTGGCAAACCAGGGCGCCTGCGACGTTGGCCAGACAAATTGCACGCCGACAAGGCTTACGACATCGACCGCTGTCGCGCCTTCCTCAAGCAGCGCGGCATCATTGCGCGGATCGCACGCAAGGGGATCGCGCGCAACGACCGGTTGGGCCGCCATCGCTGGGTCGTCGAGCGCACCCATGCCTGGTTCGCAGGCATGGGCAAACTGCGCATCCGCTTTGAACGCCGCATCGATCTCCACTTGGCGTTGCTCTCGCTTGCTTGCTCCATCGTCTGCTTACGGCTTCTTCCTGGGTTTTGTTAG